The proteins below are encoded in one region of Manihot esculenta mitochondrion, complete genome:
- the ccmFc gene encoding cytochrome c biogenesis FC, with amino-acid sequence MVQLHNFFFFITSMVVLRGTAAPVLLKWFVSRDVPIGAPSSNGTINPIPISSFPLLVYLHSRKFIRSMDGAKSGVLVRASRPILLPDINGRSSPETRARFALFRFVPLLHFLLLESKGDFSYLESFCGVLCLLFFRTFFSLPRDRSAKRERARRRKRQTLRPNGNEQRRNDKMRFSSFLHLERRVEGFGPVAFPVPPSSGGACVWGVPPEIGREVLALPTSRQLMAVGHDYYQKAPMKMNISHGGVCICMLGVLLSNTKKIQFTQRLPLGSELHMGKERCCLRGLDHLHGPTSHSICGNLMIYKLSLTNDRLMFEHDESLRADLLLINFPASYENGKLEHFLHRWMKNREHNNFWLTMFPEKRYFRETTSTTEVAIHTNLFTDLYASIGTGSSRTGGWYTTIMKLPFIFFIRIGFMLASLGGSRSLLRQLQKDKLRWHRESSVEFIIA; translated from the exons ATGGTCCAACTACATAACTTTTTCTTTTTCATTACTTCCATGGTCGTGCTTCGTGGCACGGCAGCACCCGTACTATTGAAATGGTTTGTCAGTAGAGATGTTCCCATAGGTGCCCCTTCTTCCAATGGGACTATAAATCCTATTCCTATATCTTCATTCCCTCTTTTGGTCTATCTACATTCCAGGAAATTCATACGCTCCATGGACGGAGCAAAAAGTGGAGTCTTGGTCAGAGCAAGCCGCCCTATTCTATTACCAGACATAAATGGGAGAAGCTCACCCGAAACTAGAGCTAGATTCGCCTTATTTCGTTTCGTTCCCCTTCTTCATTTCCTTCTTCTCGAATCCAAGGGGGACTTCTCATATTTAGAATCTTTCTGCGGTGTGCTCTGTTTACTATTCTTTCGTACTTTCTTCTCTTTACCACGCGATAGGTCAGCGAAGCGTGAGCGGGCGCGGAGAAGGAAACGCCAAACACTTCGGCCTAACGGGAATGAGCAACGACGAAATGACAAGATGAGGTTTTCTTCTTTCCTCCATTTAGAAAGAAGGGTCGAAGGTTTTGGGCCTGTAGCTTTCCCCGTCCCCCCTTCGTCGGGCGGTGCTTGTGTGTGGGGTGTGCCACCAGAAATCGGGCGTGAAGTTCTCGCCTTACCAACGAGCCGACAGCTGATGGCTGTTGGTCACGACTACTACCAAAAAGCTCCAATGAAGATGAATATTTCACATGGAGGAGTGTGCATCTGTATGTTGGGTGTTCTTCTGTCG AACACAAAGAAGATACAGTTCACTCAACGATTGCCTTTGGGTTCCGAACTCCATATGGGGAAGGAGCGTTGTTGTTTGCGAGGTCTCGATCATTTACATGGACCCACTTCTCATTCCATTTGTGGGAATTTGATGATCTATAAACTGTCCCTAACGAACGATCGGCTCATGTTTGAGCATGATGAATCACTTCGTGCCGACCTGTTGCTAATAAACTTTCCGGCCTCATATGAGAATGGAAAACTGGAGCATTTTCTGCATCGGTGGATGAAGAATCGCGAACATAATAATTTCTGGTTGACCATGTTCCCAGAAAAAAGATACTTTCGAGAAACGACGAGCACGACTGAAGTGGCTATACATACAAATCTATTTACGGATCTATATGCTTCGATTGGAACTGGAAGTTCCAGAACAGGCGGCTGGTATACCACCATAATGAAACTGCCTTTTATTTTTTTTATTCGGATAGGATTTATGTTGGCTTCGTTAGGAGGCTCGCGTAGTTTGTTACGTCAGCTCCAAAAGGATAAGTTGCGTTGGCATCGAGAAAGTTCCGTGGAGTTTATAATTGCATAA